A stretch of DNA from Skermanella mucosa:
CTGATCCGGCAGACCGTGCGCAAACAGGGTGTCGCCCGTGACCGGCTGACGCTGCATGCCGACCGCGGCGGCGCCATGAAGGCCAGGGCGGTGGTCGAGTTGCTGGCCGACCTCGGCGTGACGCGCAGCCACAGCCGGCCGCAGCAGTCCAACGACAATCCGTTCTCCGAGGCGCAGTTCAAGACGCTGAAGTACCATCGCGACTTCCCCGAGCGCTTCGGCTCGATCCAGGACGCCCGGGTGTTCTGCCGCACCTTCTTCGCCTGGTACAACACCGTGCACCGGCACTCCGGGCTGGCGCTGATGACGCCGCACCAGGTCCACTATGGCGACACCGGCGCGATCCGGTCGGCACGGCAGGCAGTGCTCGATGACGTCCACCGCCGGCATCCCGAACGCTTCGTGAGCAAGCGGCCCGAAGCTCCCGCACCGCCCGCGGCGGTCTGGATCAACCCGCCGGCCGCGCCGGAGGAAGGCGGCGGCGCACATCCCTCATCCCGATGTTCGGCTGAACAGCGGCCATCCCGCCGTCCCGGCCTGCCGACCTCACCGCCGGCGCACGAGGGAACGGGCAAGGTCCTTCTCGAGGGACCCGCCCACGGGGCGGGACGGAAGGGCCTTGCGCGGCCCGAGAGCGCCGGCATCCTGGAAGCGGACGAACGGCCGTGGGAAAACCACCCCGCCGGCAGTCAGCCCCAACCCTGAGCTACGACAAAACGAGCAGCTGTCTCATACGCGTTGACATGTACCGGCAGAAGGTTTGCCGATGCGGCGTGTTCTCACCAGGCAGCAGCTTTAGGACATGGCCTGGGAGCGCGCCGTATCCAAGGTGGCGCCCGAGCTCGGCATCTCCGACGCGGCGCTGCGTGAGCAATGCGTGAGGCACGCCATCCCCTTCCCGGATGCCGCCTATTGGGGACGAACAGTAGATCGTGTCCCGGTGCGTGGTGTATCTCGCGCTATGGCGGCGAGGTCTCCGGCATGGCTGGCCGGTTGGATCATAACTCCAACCCGCCGAGCATCTGTGGCCGCTGACCGACGAAGCTCTCGCCAACACCCATTTCGAGACCCTCGACGATCTCGACGAGGCTCTGGCGGAACGCTGTCGCATCCTCGCCGATGATCCAGATCAGATCAGGGCCAATACCCTGTTTCGCTGGTGGCCAAGGCACAACTGATCCTCCAGGTCGCCACTGACTTCAAACCACTCAGCCGGAAACCGTATCAGACTAGCTGGTGACCAAACGCGGTTCCGACGCCGACTTGTGGTACGTGCAAGACGAAGAGGAGCTTTGGGTCCTACGATCAGAGGAAGGCGGGGCTCGGCTCACGCCAGGCCCTGTCGGGGATTGGCGCACCGCGCTTATGCGAGCCCGAGGAATGCCCGCCAGTCGCGGGGCGGACGGCCTACGGCCTCTGCGAACAGGTCAGGATCGAACAGCGTATCGGCGCCGAGTATCGCGCCCGCGGCGTTGAGGATGAACTGGTCACGCACGCAGGACATGTAGGCGGGGTCCGCGCCGGCAGCGACAGCGTCGGCATAGAAGACGTGCGGATCCTCGGGGACGATCACAATCTCCCGTCTCTGCTGCACCCCCACCATGTGCGCCACGTCGGCCATAGTCGCCCGGTCATAACCCAATTGCCATACCTGGTTCATGAAGCGCTTGGGCTCGGCCAGCGCGGAAGCGGCAAGAGCGGCGACGTCCCCAGCATCGACCCAGCTCCAGGCGCAGTCGCCGATCAGGTTGGTCAGCTGGTCGCCCTGCAACCAGCCGAAGGCGTTGAGGTTCTGCATGAAGGCCTCGGGCTGGAGATGGGTGTAGCCGAACCCTTCGCGCTCGATCATCGCCTCAATATAGCGATGCCAGCCCCAATGGGCGACGCGGGTGGTGGGATTGCCAGAGGCGCCGATGTGGACGATGTGCTTCACCCCGTGTCGCTTGGCGGCATCAATCACCGTATGCGACTGGCGCAGCATGTCAACCGTGTAGCCCGTGAGCAGCAGCAGCCGGTCGACCCCGGCAAGAGCCGCCTCGACGCTTGCGGCATCTTCGAGATCGAGCCGCACCGGGATCGCGCCAAGGGCAGCGAGTCCCGCAGCAGCGTCGTCCCGGCGATAGGCGGCGCGCACATCGCGGCCGCCGCGATCAAGCAGATCGCGCACGACAGCGCCGCCGATCCGGCCGGTCGCGCCGAGGACAAGAATGGTTGGCGTGGTCATCATGATATCTCCTGTTGGTAGGTTCCCGCCGGGCGGCGCGAGCGCCTGCCCGGCGGAACCGTCGGTCCAAGGTCAGCGGGCGAGAAAGCCGCCATTGATGAAGAGCGTCTGACCGGTGACCCAGCGGCTTTCCTCCGACGCGAGGAAGCCGATCAGCGGCACGATGTCTTCGATCCGGCCGAGGCGGTTCTGCGGGCTCATATGAGCGAGATAGGCCGTCGGCTGCTCGTTCTCCTCGCCGTGGAAGAACGGCGTGTCGATCGGGCCGGGGGCGATCACGTTGACGGTCACGCCGCGCGCGCCGATTTCCTTGGCGAGCGCGCGGGAGAAATCCTCGAGCGGCGCCTTGGACCCGGCATAGACAGCATACATGCCGGTGGTCGCGCCGAGCAGCGTGGTGCCCATATTGATGATGCGCCCGCTATCGGCGATGCGCCGCGCCGCTTCCTGCATCACGAAGAACGCAGCCTTGGTGTTGATCCCGAAGGCGCGATCGAAATCGGCTTCGCTGATCTCAGTGAACGGCTTCTTGATAACGACGCCAGCATTGTTGATGACGATGTCGATGCGCCCGAAGGCCTGCACTGCGGCGTCGAAGAGGTGGCGGACATTGGCTGTGTCAGCGAGATCGCCCGAGATCACCAGCGCGCGGCGGCCGAGGCTCTGGACTTCGGCAGCCACTGCTTCAGCGTCGTCGCGCGAGGCGTCGCTGTGATGGTGGACCACGATGTCCGCGCCGCGGCGCGCGAGTTCGGCGGCGAAGCCGCGTCCCATGTTGCGAGCAGCGCCGGTGATCAGCGCGACCCTTCCGGCGAGGTCCTGGGCATTCTGGGTCATGGCATATCTCCTTTTTCGTTGCCGTCCGGCGGACATCGCCGGGCTCGGAGACGGAAATAGCTGCTTGCATTATCTCCAAACAGTCGTTGACTGGGAAAGCATGCCTTGCGTACTACGCAAGGCATGGATGAGTTTGCCCGCCGTACTTTCCTGCGCGTCATCGAGACCGGATCGATCACGGCGGCGGCGCGCGACCTTGACACCGATGTTTCCACGGTCAGTCGGCGGATAGCGGCGCTAGAAGCACGGCTAGGCGTGCAACTGCTTGAGCGTGGCCCAAAGCGAAGCGAGCCCACAGCGGCGGGGCTCAGGTTCTATGAGGGGATGCGGCGCTTGATTGATGAACAGGACGCACTTGAGGCCGAGGTGCGCGGCGAGGCAGCCGTACCGCGGGGCTTGCTGCGCGTCGCCTGCCCGACCAATCTCGGCGAGTTGCACCTGACGGGTTGGACCATCGCCTTTCAGGAGCAGCACCCGGTACTTGAAGTCGAACTGCTGCTCGACGATCGCTATGTCGATCTGCGCGCCGCCAATGTCGACGTGGCCATCCGGATCGGTGCGCTCAGCGACAGCTCGCTGACCGCAAGGCGCATTGGAGCGATGGAACTCGGCCTCTACGCGGCACCACGCTACCTTGGACAGCATGCGCCGATTCGTCAGCCATCGGATCTCTCAGGCCATGATTTTGTATTGTTCTCATTCCTTCAGGCGGGCGATCAAATTGCGCTGGCCTGTGACGACGGGCGCACTGAGCGGATCGCCATGCGCTCGCGCCTCTCGATCAACAATGTCGGCGCAATCTCCCATGCGGTCGCTTACGGAGCCGGGGTGCACGCGGGACCCTTATGGCTGTTTGAGCCGCTGCGTGGACAGGGCGTGGTTGAGCGCGTGCTGCCTGACTGGCAGGCGCCGCTCTATCCCGTGCACGCCGTACACAATTACGGGCGCAAGCCGCCAGCCAAGGTCCGGTTCTTCATCGATAATCTCGCTGCGAATCTGGCGAGATTGCCGGGCATTGTTCGATGAATTGAAGGTAGCAGCTTTGCGCCCCGATCCCGGTCATTAGGCCAATCGCCGGCATCTCCTGAAAGCGGTCATAGAGGCTGCGCGGCAGCAATGTCCGCGAGAGCACCAGAAACCGTGGGGCAGTTCAGGCTGCGACGGCGAACGGGGCGAATTGAACATCGTTAGCGGGCATAGCCGGATACCAGGTGGTGAACAGGTCGGGCAGCGTGCCGTGAAGGGTGCGCGTTCGGGTCTGCAGGAGTCGATGAGCGCCCTTTCTTGACCATTGCATCTGATGTTTTTTGGCGAAACGCCTGCTGATGACGAGATCGACGGTGGATTCGGCGAAGGCGGTCGAGATGATCTCGCCATGGTCCCAGCGCTCCGCGTAGTCCGTGATCGCGGCGGAGTTGTTCTCGATGTAGGTGGTCAACCCGGCCGTCGCCTTGACCAGCCGCGTCGGGCCGGGATAGCCGCTGTCCAGGGCGGCGATGTCCTCGGCCAACGCACGGGAGCGGTTTAAAGCTTCACCGGCATCGCTATGCCACAGCCGCCACTTGATCCGCTCGATCCGATCCTGCAGGGCGGCCGCTTCAAGGGGGTGGTGCGCGGCGCGGCTTTCCAGGCGGCAATCGCATCCTCCGTGAACCATACCGTCAGGCTGCCCCGTTGCCGCAACGCCTCGTTATACACCGCCCAGTTCATCACCCGCCGCTTCGGCCGCGGAGTGTGGCGGCGGCGATCGGCATTGGCTTTAGGCGGCATGAAGGCGAGATCCAGAGCATCGGAACAAGGCGCCCCTTACGCCATCCCGCATATCCCTGCAACATCTATGGACGGCCCCCGCCTTGCAAGAGCTTCCTGGAACGTTGCGACATCAAAAGCCGGTTGCTGCCATCTATTCGGCCTGTTTATGCAGTCCGCAGGACTGCTGGCCCTGATGAGATCCGCGGATCGACACCCAATCACGCTGTCGAGCTGTTTCGCTCGCTGTTGCAGGCGGGTTCTGCCAATCCCGGTCCGACCTATGGTGTCATCACGTCGCGAGTGCCCTCGCAAACCGAAGGTGAGGGGGTGGCCCTGGTCAGGGAGCTGACCGGGCGGAACTGCTCATCCTGTTCTTCCTTCTGACAACCTCTTTGTTCGATCAGCGGGACCACCTCTCCGCCCCGACCTGTCTTTATCAGGAGCGCCGCGCGCAGCGAACGGCAAGGCTGGCCCGCCAGGGCCACCGCCGAAGGCGGCTCGGCCTTGCCGGAGCGAGCACGGTGCTATTCTGCCGCGGGTCGGGATCCCCAGTGCGGATGGCGCCTTCATCGCTGCCTCACGCCGTCGCCGGTTCGGCCGTCATGGCAGGCTTGCGGTACTCCTCGCCGCGCGCCATCACTGCCCAGGCGATCCGGGCCAGCTTGTTGGCCAGCGCCACCACCGCGACGTTGAAGGGCCGCCGCTTCAGCAGCCCGGCCAGCCACGGCGACTTCGTGCCCTGCCAGCGCATTACCGCCCGCGCGCCATTCACCAGCATCCGGCGCAGATAACCGTCGCCCGCCTTGGAGATGCCCCCCAGGCGCTCCTTACCGCCGCTCGAGGTCTGGCGCGGCACCAGGCCGAGCCAGGCCGCCAGATGGCGGCCGGACTCGAAGACCGTGGCGTCGCCAATCGTCGCCGTCAGTGCGGTCGCGGTGATCCGGCCGATGCCGGGAACCGTCATCAGCCGCTGGCAGACCTCGTCCGCCTGAGCCTGCTCGGCCAGCCGGGCATCAAGGTCCTCGATCCGGCGTTCGGTGTCGCGCAGTTGGTCGACAAGACTTTGGAGAACGCTTCGTGCCAGAGCGGGAACCCGGGTGTCCTCCGGGTCGGCCACCACGGCGGTCAGCTGCGCGATCTTGCCGGCGCCCTGGGGGGCGATGATGCCGAACTCGGCGAGGTGAGCGCGCAACGCGTTGATCAGCTGGGTCTTTTGAGCAACCAGCGTCTCGCGCACCCGGTGGATTGCCAGGGTGCTCTGCTGCTCCTCGCTCTTGACTGCGACAAACCGCATGCTCGGCCGCTGCACCGCCTCGCAGATCGCCTCGGCGTCGGCCCGGTCGTTCTTCTGGCGCTTCACGTAAGGCTTGACGTACTGCGGCGCCATCAGGCGTACCGTGTGACCAAGCCGGGCAATCTCTCTCGCCCAAAAGTGCGACCCGGCACAGGCCTCCATCCCAACCACGCACGGCGCCAGGTTGGCGAAGAACGCCAGCACCGCGTCCCGCCGCAGCCGCTTCGTCACAACCACCTTGCCCTGAACATCAACACCGTGAACCTGAAACACCGACTTCGCCAGATCGAGACCGATGAATGCCGCAGACATCGCACAATCTCCGTGATGAAGGGGACCTATCCGCTACGTGGCACTGACGTGCCAGATGCGGGAGGCCGTCCATCTCATCACGCTGACGCCCGAACCGGGACGAGCATCGGCGCGGCCGATGGGCGCGGATCTCCATGGCGACAATGCGGAACGCCGGGGGTTCGGCTCACACTCCCTCCGCTGCCGAACGCCTCACCGCGTCCAGGTCCCTTACAGGCGGCAGGCCGAACATCCGGGCATACTCCCGCGTGAACTGCGAGATACTCTCGCAGCCGACGGCGAAAGCCGCTCCGCTCGTTGACATGCCTTGCGACATCATCAGCCCGCGCGCCTCAATAAGGCGCAGTTGCTTCTGGAATTGCAGCGGCGAAAGCGATGTCACAGCGCGGAAGTGATGGTGGAATGACGACCGGCTCATCCCGGCCGCCGCCGCCAGCCGCGCGATCGGGAGAGGCTGCGCGAACTCGGCTCGAAGGATCGCGACGGCACGCGCCACGCGCCGCGCCCGGCTGTATGACAGGCCGATACGGCAAACCACCGGCCCGTGGCGGCCGGCCAAGAGCCAGTAATCAACTCCGCGATCACCGCCGCGTCAAGGTCAAGCACCAGCGACAGGTAGGGTTCGGCAACACTCTCGCGCGTGATCTGGCTGATGGTCGGCACATCCGCCGTGATCAGCAGCGAGTCACCCGCGCCAAACGCGAAGGTCCGAGCCCCCATCGAAACGCTTTTGTTCCCCTGCAGCACGAGACACGCAAGCGGGCGGGAGATCGCATGGTCCAACCCGCTCGGGGCGGTGGAGCGGATGGCCGTAAGGCCCGGGATGGGAGTCCGAGCAAGACCGGCCGGGTCGGCATGCGCCTCTGCATAGCGGCGAACGGCGTCGCGAAGGGTGTCATCCATGCCGTGATCCTAGCCCGCTTTTGGCCGCTGCGCTTCCGGACTTGGAGGAATAGGCAAGGAACATCGACTTTCTGGCAACAAGGATGGCCGCCTCGAGGCCACATGACGGCCGTCAGACGGAAAGGAGTTTGAAACATGACGAAAATCGCTCTCGTTACCGGTGCCAGCCGGGGGCTCGGCCGCAGCATGGCCTTGAGTATCGCCCGCCGCGGCGGCGACGTCATCGTGACCTACCAGAGCCGCGAGGCGGACGCGCAGGCGGTCGTCGCGGAGATCGACGCGATGGGGCGTAGGGGGCTCGCTCTTCAACTCGACGTGGGCGACGTCGCCGAATTCGGGCCGTTTGCCGAACGGCTGCGGACGGCGTTGCGCAGTGTTTGGCAGAGAGCCTCGTTCGACCATCTCGTGAACAATGCCGGTCACGGCGATATGGCCACCATCGAGCAGACGACCGAGGCGCAATTCGACAAGTTGGTGAACGTCCACTTCAAGGGGGTGTTCTTCCTCACTCAGACGCTGCTGCCGCTGATCGCGGACGGCGGACGCATCGTGAACCTGTCCAGCGGCCTGACCCGCGTGTCCTACCCCGGCTTCTCCGCCTACGCGGCAGCAAAGGCCGCAGTCGAAATGCTCACCATGTACATGGCGAAGGAGTTGGGAGCCCGCGGCATCGCTGTCAACACGGTGGCGCCGGGTGCCATCGAGACCGACTTCCTCGGCGGTGCCGTTCGCGACACGCCCGACCTCAACAAGGTCTTCGCGACAATGACCGCGCTTGGCCGTGTCGGCGTGCCCGACGACGTCGGGCCGATGGTCGCAAGCCTGCTGTCGGAAGACAACCGTTGGATCAACGCCCAGCGGATCGAGGCATCCGGAGGCCAAGCCATCTGATCCGCAGAATTTCATATGACGGCGGTGCAGCCCATCAGCTGCTGCACCGTCATGGCGTCAGGGTGGCGTGAACTACGGTGAACCGCGCCGGGTTTACCGGAGACCATTGCGGCTTGTGTCACGCCGCCCGATCCAACCGTCCTATCGACCTGCTGCCCGACTGTCACTCCGACAGGTCGCCGTGCCGCTGAACCTGCCCGTGATCGCGCCGTCGGCTCCAGCATCCGCGGACAAACCGGTGCTCGGATACAGCTCAGCCCGCCCTGCGCATGACCCTCGCGGTGAGGTTGTTGCGCTAGCACAGGGCTACACGTCCCGTCCGCGAACAAGCTCTAAGAGCCCGTTCGATAATTCGAAAAACCTACATCATGTTATGGTTTCATACCTCAGGACCTACAACATGATGCGTCTTTAAGCATTTATCAAACGGGCTCTAAAGGCTCGAAGCTCCAGCCTTGGGGAGGTTCAGCCGATATCCTCACCGACCTCTCGTCGGGGGCGGCGATCCCGTGTTTCAAAAGACCGAAGCGGAACAGGCTGAAGCTCCGCTTCGGTCCACCTTTCTGGGTCAGCCGCCTGCTTTGTTTCGAGCGCCCGGGCGAGATCCCCGCCGTACCGTTCAGGCCATGAACAGCATGTCGGACTGGCCGGCGCCGAAGACCGTCGGATTGCCGAAGGTCAGGTCGAGCAGGTCCGCAACCGCCAGGGTCGTCGCCAGGTCGGCGGTGTGATTGCCGTCCACTGGCGTGATAGTGATGCTGCCGTCCACGAAGTTGGTCCCTTCGGACAGCGGGTTGTCGATGGTCACCGGGCCGGCGAAATCGAAACGGTAGAATTCGTCGTTGCCGGGGACCGGAACGCGTTCCACGCCGATGTGCAGGGCGGTCGCCTCGTCCAGCAGGGTGAAGGCGATATCCTCCCGGTCGGCGCCGACCGGGATATTGACGTTCAAGCCGCGGTCGGCCGGCAGGATGCTGCCGTCCTCGGGCGCGGTCTCGAGGAGGCTATCCACCAGTTCCGCGGTGAAGTCGGCGCCGAACTCGTACAGCCCCTCGGGAGCCTGCCCGCGCTCGTCGGCCCCGATCGAGACGGCGATGGCGGGGATGCCGCAGTCGAACACCGACTGTACGGCCGCCGCCAGGGCCGCCGAGGCGTTGGCCGAAATGCCCGTGCTGGGCCCGAGATCCGCGCCGGAGATCACCAGGTCGGGCTCGTCCTCGCCGAAAAGCTGCTCGATGCCGCCGAACGTGGTCCCCAGGGCGCTCGGCTGCTCCTTCGGGGCAAAGATGTGGACATTGTGCCCGGCCGCAATCAACCCCTCGTAAAGAGAGGTGATGCCCGGCGCATCGAAGCCGTCGTCATTCGTCAGAAGAAGATTGAGCGACGCTTGTTATTCCTTTGCAAATGGCTGATTCCGCCTGTGCTGACCCCCGACTTCCGGGTCGGCGGAGTCTGATTTGCCGCTCATGACAAAAATACTATTGATTTGATGACAATAACTGATTCATTGGAGATCTAATGGGTGAGTGTTAACTCTTGGGACTGAGTAAGACCGCACCGGGAGGATCGGCGGATCGGGGGCCGGGATCGGCCGTGGCATAGACGTCCAGCAGCCTGGCGAAGGTATGGTCCCAGCCGAAGTTGCTCTCCACATGGGCGCGAGCCCGCCGGCCCAGCGATTCCTTCTCGGCCGCGGCGCGTAGGATGTTGGCGGCCATGGCATCGGGATCGTCGACCGGCCCCAGATATCCCAGGCCGTCCGGCACCCGCTCCACCAGCGCGCCGGCATTCACGCCGACCACCGGCAGTCCGGCCGCCTGCGCCTCGATCACTGCGAGCCCGAAGGTTTCGTGCGGGCCGGCGGTGACGTAGAGATCGGCGGACGCGATCATCGCCGCGACGCGTCCGCGATCCGGCTCATAGGGCATCAGGCGAACGCCCGGATGCCGGCCGGCCAGATCCTCGATCACGTCGCGCAAGGGTCCCTCCCCGGCGATCCAGAGCTGGGCGTGCAAGGATCTCGGCAGCCGCGCGTAAGCCTCGATCAGGGTCGGGACATGCTTCTCCGTCCCCAATCGTCCGATGAAGAGCAGCACCAGCGATCGCGGATCGGCCCCGAGGGCCGCGCGCAGCGCGGGATCGCGCCTGTCCGGCCGGAACAGGTCGAGATCGACGCCCAGCGGCACCACCTGCACGTCGTCCACGCCATAGTCGCGCAGCCGCGCCGCCTGTGCCGGCGTCGGCGCCATCCGCCGGTCACACTGGCGGAACACGGTGCCGATATAGTGCTCGGCTCCCCGGGCCGCGGTGTCGGCGAGCTTCTCGACCATGTGGCCGAGCAGGTCGCTCAATTCGTCGATCCGCTCATGCGCCAGAGCCCGGAGCGGCGCCCCGACATAGGCTTCGGCTACGTCGGTGTGGAAGAAGGCCCCGACGATGCAGCTGTGCCCCTCCTGCAGACGCTGCTTGCGGTAGGACAGCACCGGCCAGGGCGTCATGTAGTGGCTGCCCAGTTCGACGATGTCGGGCGCATGCTCCAGCAGCACCTTCCGAATGGCGGGTGGCCAGACGAAGAAACGGTAATCCGCCTGTCCGGGAAACAGAGGGCTCGATATCTGGACCGTCGTGCTGCGGCCGTCCGTCTCGACGCAGTCCTCCGCTCCCGGAATGATCAGCAGGTGGTCGTGTCCGGTCCGCTCGACCAGGAAACGCCGCTTCTGATCGATATAGGTCCTTATCCCGCCGCTCCGTTCGTTGTACGCGATCGTCACGTCGCAGAACTTCATCACCGGCCTCCTCGCCGTCAGCCTGGGAGTGCAACTTCCTCCCCGAACCCGGCCGCGAACGGGCTGGGCCCGCCCGGGCCGCCGATCAGCCCGCGCACGCCGCCGCCCGGGAGCACGTCGATGGCGACGTCCACGTCCTCGCAGGGCAGGGCGAGGGCGAACCGTAGTCCCGCCGCGCGCGCGGGGAAGCGTGGCCGGACCGTCAGCGCTCCAGGCCGGCCGCCCAGGCCGAAGAGATGGTCGGCGACCATGACGTTCACGAGTCCCGTCCAGCCGACGAAGTCGGCTACCGGCCCGCCGCCCAGGACCAGGCGTTTCCAGCGGTTGCCGCGCTTGCGGTACAGCGCGTCGATGCTGTGCGCCGTGGGATCGTAGAATTCGTAGAAATGGCCATGGGCGTCGAAGGTCCGGTACACGCCGTCGCACAGCCGAAACGCGAAATCGGACGCCGTCTCGTGGAACCCATAGCGCCGCAGCCCTTCCACGACCGCATAGGCGGTGTTGATCCACACCGGGCCGCGCCACATGTCGCGTTCGAAATCCGGATCATCGAGCGCCACGGAGGGCAGGGGGATCAAGGTGTTGAAAGCGTCCGGTGACAGGATGCGGGAATGCAGCCGCCCGGCGCGTGCCGTATCCGGCACGCCGGCCCACAGCGGCAGGAGCGATGCGATGGTATGGGACCTGATGAAACGGCCGTCCCGAGTATCCCGGTCGAAATAGAGGCCATGTTCCTCGTCCCAGAGGTATGCATCGGTGGCCGCGCCCAGGTGGCGGGCCTCATCGGCATAAGAGGCGGCTTCGCCGTCCTTGCCCAGCCGCGCGGCCATTTCCGCCAGCGCCTCGCAGTGCAGGACCATGTAGCTGCACAGGTCCGGCGCGGCCCAGGTTCCGATGTCCTCCAGCCGCCGTTCGTCCACGGTGCTGAAGCGCGGTGCGTTCTCCACGCCCGATTCATAGGCGTGTTTCCAGGCGAACAGCCCGTTCGGCAGCCTGCGGTTGGCATGCAGCCAACGATGATAGGCGGTCAGCGGTCCATAAGCCTTTTCGATCCATTCCATCGCCTGCTCTTCGGGCACGCTCTCAGCCAGCCTCGCCAGCGACCAGGCGACGAGCGGCGGCTGGGTAAGTCGCGACCGCCCGAACTCCGAGGCGAAATGCTGAAGCCGGTCCCCGCTGCGCTTCTCGATCACGGCGTAAAGCACTTCCCAGGCGACCAGCGGGTCCCAACGTTTCCAGACCTGGGCGATGAAGGCGGAATCCCACAGATAGATCGCCCGGAACGGCGGCCCGGGATGTGCGTGCCGCTGCTTGGTCAGGGCGTTGGCGGACTGGAGATTGAGGAACAGCGACGCGTTCACCGCCGAGAATCCGTGCCGCCAGGTGTCAATCGTGCCGTCAGCCGCCTCCACGGTGATCTCCGGGGGCAGGCGCCTGATCTTCTTCGTGGCGAGCAGGGCTGCGACGGCAGGGTCCAAGGGCCGGTGGCGGCGTTCCAGAAGGCGCGAGAGGACGATGATGTCGAAGGCGAAGAAGACCAGGCGCCCCAGCCGCGACAACCCGCTTCCTGCCAGGCGCGTGCGATAGCCGAGGGAACCGATAAGCCCGCCCATCCCCGTCTTCATCCCGCTCCGGTGCCCCTGCAGTGCGACGACGCCATCATCGGCGAAGGAACATGCGGTCCTCTGGAAAGTTCGCGCCAGCCGAAGGAATTCCCTGTTAAAGTTTCATGCAACGGAGTGGATCGACCGGTAGATCGTGCATCGGGGCCAGCCACGGCTTGTCGCACCAGGGTCCTCGCCGCGAGGCGTCATCGACGCCGTGCAAGGTCGCCGTGGATGCTATTGTTCCCACTCCAACGTTCGGTTCCGATGACCTCGCAAGGCGGTTTCGGCTTTTTCAACCTTGTCACGGCAAAAGGACCAGCATGCAGAGATCCTGGGTTTCCCTGGGTTCCAGGTGACGGTCATGCCGTAATGGCCGCAGCGTTGGTTTGATGAGATGGACGGTCCCCCGCATCGACGCTCGTTCAGTGCCATATGACGGATAGGTCCCCTTCATCCCGGAGAGTGTGCGATGTCTACGGCGTTCATCGGTCTCGATCTGGCGAAGTCGGTATTTCAGGTTCACGGCGTTGATGCCCAGGGCAAGGTTGTTGTGACGAAGCGTCTGCGGCGGGACGCGGTGCTGGCGTTCTTCGCCAACCTGCCCGTGTGCGTGGTTGGGATGGAGGCGTGTGCCGGGTCGCATTTCTGGGCAAGAGAGCTCGCCCGGCTCGGTCATACGGTGCGCCTGATGGCGCCGCAGTACGTCAAGCCTTACGTGAAGCGGCAGAAGAATGACCGGGCCGACGCCGAGGCGATCTGCGAGGCGGTGCAGCGACCGAGCATGCGGTTCGTCGCGGTCAAGAGCGAGGAGCAGCAGAGCACCCTGGCGATCCACCGGGTGCGCGAGACGCTGGTCGCCCAGAAGACGCAGCTGA
This window harbors:
- a CDS encoding MGH1-like glycoside hydrolase domain-containing protein, encoding MGGLIGSLGYRTRLAGSGLSRLGRLVFFAFDIIVLSRLLERRHRPLDPAVAALLATKKIRRLPPEITVEAADGTIDTWRHGFSAVNASLFLNLQSANALTKQRHAHPGPPFRAIYLWDSAFIAQVWKRWDPLVAWEVLYAVIEKRSGDRLQHFASEFGRSRLTQPPLVAWSLARLAESVPEEQAMEWIEKAYGPLTAYHRWLHANRRLPNGLFAWKHAYESGVENAPRFSTVDERRLEDIGTWAAPDLCSYMVLHCEALAEMAARLGKDGEAASYADEARHLGAATDAYLWDEEHGLYFDRDTRDGRFIRSHTIASLLPLWAGVPDTARAGRLHSRILSPDAFNTLIPLPSVALDDPDFERDMWRGPVWINTAYAVVEGLRRYGFHETASDFAFRLCDGVYRTFDAHGHFYEFYDPTAHSIDALYRKRGNRWKRLVLGGGPVADFVGWTGLVNVMVADHLFGLGGRPGALTVRPRFPARAAGLRFALALPCEDVDVAIDVLPGGGVRGLIGGPGGPSPFAAGFGEEVALPG